From a single Aspergillus puulaauensis MK2 DNA, chromosome 2, nearly complete sequence genomic region:
- a CDS encoding TrmH family RNA methyltransferase (COG:A;~EggNog:ENOG410PP14;~InterPro:IPR029028,IPR029026,IPR029064,IPR001537, IPR013123;~PFAM:PF08032,PF00588;~go_function: GO:0003723 - RNA binding [Evidence IEA];~go_function: GO:0008168 - methyltransferase activity [Evidence IEA];~go_function: GO:0008173 - RNA methyltransferase activity [Evidence IEA];~go_process: GO:0006396 - RNA processing [Evidence IEA]) — MMSLRSPLRAFPTSLRIPLISGTSRNCLRYASLNSAIGRGIRRSQSVEDPSNLSDDNRDHSRDERSSFRPRDNRRDKEGRDGFSNPEFRRDTFNRKGGFQGLPHEYQRDRAPRRFRTENDSVTATRRHQQNYNPTTDARSKHRAGQNEWRRKEGHPGPPAQGIDEDEFIRTGNFRALPLEHQRFKSALKPRDYQESHSVNKSRPSSQHSSSAPSPRKERSRQDKLAARHRATEKKPERVKEHVKVPDTIPYTTPASEFIYGTTAVEATLRCSQRQLYKLYLYQAAEEEELSNTKVVLRKLALSKNVKVKLAFAEWDRLLDKMSAGRPHNGCILEASPLPRTPVQALKSVELEEAQFRVELAPQTREEASVNGTNDRITINFSAAQQYRRQPLVLLLDGVVDPGNLGAILRSAYYLGVDAIVFAGRNSAPLSPITIKASAGAAENMTLLEVKNEVEFIQRSKANGWRFYAADALSSDATYLDPTSLYDSNPVTAGEGEPAAGSPIGQSPSVIMMGNEGSGLSNHIRSQADSIVSIPGARIIPGIGAASDPARVDSLNVSVAAALLMERFLRVPLGVSPVPRKQTTR, encoded by the coding sequence ATGATGTCTCTTAGATCTCCGCTGAGGGCATTCCCGACCTCGCTTCGGATACCGCTAATCTCCGGGACTTCGCGAAACTGTCTCAGATATGCCTCACTCAATTCTGCCATCGGCCGCGGGATTCGCAGATCACAGAGTGTAGAGGATCCCAGTAACCTCTCTGACGACAACCGTGACCATTCTCGTGACGAGAGATCGTCGTTTAGGCCACGGGATAACCGGAGAGACAAAGAAGGCCGTGACGGATTTTCAAACCCCGAATTTCGAAGAGACACTTTTAATCGAAAAGGAGGCTTTCAGGGATTGCCTCACGAATATCAGCGAGATCGGGCTCCGCGAAGATTTCGTACCGAAAATGATTCTGTAACTGCAACCAGGCGTCATCAGCAAAACTACAATCCAACTACAGACGCGCGAAGCAAGCACCGTGCAGGCCAAAATGaatggaggagaaaggaaggccACCCTGGGCCTCCAGCGCAAGGgattgatgaagacgaaTTCATTCGGACAGGCAACTTTCGTGCATTGCCCCTTGAACACCAACGGTTTAAAAGTGCTCTGAAGCCGCGCGACTACCAGGAATCCCATTCCGTGAACAAGAGCCGCCCATCGTCGCAACATAGCTCCTCGGCCCCCTCTCCACGTAAGGAACGTTCGCGCCAAGATAAACTCGCAGCGCGCCATAGGGCTACAGAGAAGAAACCCGAACGAGTGAAAGAACATGTCAAAGTCCCGGATACAATCCCATACACCACGCCCGCCTCCGAGTTCATTTATGGAACCACGGCTGTTGAAGCTACATTGCGCTGTAGCCAGCGGCAACTATACAAGCTCTATTTGTACCAGgcagccgaagaggaggaactaAGTAATACTAAAGTAGTATTGCGGAAACTTGCTCTGTCAAAGAATGTCAAAGTTAAGTTGGCATTTGCCGAATGGGACCGATTACTCGACAAAATGAGCGCAGGGAGACCCCATAACGGCTGTATCCTCGAGGCGTCACCCCTTCCGCGAACGCCTGTCCAAGCGCTCAAATCCGTTGAACTCGAAGAGGCTCAATTCCGAGTGGAACTTGCACCACAAACcagagaagaagcgagtgTCAATGGTACGAATGACCGCATAACAATCAACTTTTCGGCTGCCCAACAATATAGGAGACAGCCACTCGTCCTTTTACTTGATGGTGTAGTCGATCCAGGAAACTTAGGCGCTATACTTCGCTCCGCATACTACCTTGGGGTCGATGCCATTGTCTTCGCCGGTCGAAACTCGGCGCCTCTGTCCCCAATAACCATCAAGGCCTCTGCCGGCGCCGCCGAGAACATGACTCTCCTCGAGGTTAAGAACGAGGTAGAGTTTATTCAGCGTTCTAAAGCCAACGGCTGGCGATTTTATGCTGCAGATGCTCTTAGCTCGGACGCTACCTATCTGGATCCTACTTCGCTCTATGACAGCAACCCTGTGACAGCTGGCGAGGGCGAACCTGCGGCTGGGAGCCCTATCGGCCAATCACCCAGCGTCATCATGATGGGCAACGAAGGCTCTGGATTAAGCAACCATATCAGATCACAGGCCGATTCTATTGTGAGCATTCCCGGCGCTAGGATAATCCCTGGCATCGGAGCCGCGTCGGATCCTGCTCGAGTCGACAGTCTTAATGTGAGCGTCGCTGCGGCGTTGCTTATGGAGAGGTTCCTCCGCGTTCCGCTTGGAGTTAGCCCTGTGCCGCGAAAACAGACTACTCGATGA
- a CDS encoding putative chromatin remodeling complex subunit (Chd3) (COG:B;~EggNog:ENOG410QDWM;~InterPro:IPR041684,IPR019786,IPR040934,IPR000330, IPR038718,IPR001650,IPR011011,IPR014001,IPR016197, IPR027417,IPR001965,IPR019787,IPR013083;~PFAM:PF18585,PF00176,PF11496,PF15446,PF00271, PF04851;~go_function: GO:0005524 - ATP binding [Evidence IEA]) codes for MESFGFDSKRETDCDQPIGPRKTAVEVPIISNLEEYEWLPGHFNVRYIIEEVSSEASFEPSYRIKLESGETQVVTSSTLQAFENGADAISTFQNSRVPYRAPTSELEAESESEEENEDEVEVESSASESHLDETRPSRRAKKTKFTEFFGAISSDDEEATKSDSSEDILVVSRSRRTGLRKRPQYRTALDSDDSDSSVRKGTRASTRHRKTLRRNLREVYEDDISEYEAVLSKHQKYVGAKEKFEKIPSGDPFRSRHRNKCEVCSIRGDHPDKGSLVFCQGCTDAYHQVCLGPRTAREHLVTKVASDKFILQCRRCLGSAHTKDPKFPHQGYCTGCNKRGKMSEPLRQRLTSKQEQQLRQENGGEDPITTVGSYLVNNPENLLFRCCACHRSFHFDHLLPGFDTSSWRCTDCVSLSGEVSAMVAWRPMSTASKKPPKTSELEKEYLIKWKDKSYAHCTWMPGSWVWGYINPVMRRAFLKSDRSQLPRMTTEEAIPDDYLRVDILFDVKHADDDLHLYGDDYEADLERVDNVSEAYVKFKGLPYEDAVWEVPPERSDSESWEDFKSAYADWAKKPYISTPNQNSLRKHLASVRKQKFRQKDAQPKVMTGGEVMDYQQDGLNWLYYKWFQQQNAILADEMGLGKTIQVIALLATLIQDHKCWPFLIVVPNSTCPNWRKEFKTWVPSIRAVTYYGSSLARKLAQEHEMFIRGDPDLKCHVVITSYETMVDDSSRRVLSRIPWAGLIVDEGQRLKSDKSQIYEGLSKMNFPFKVLMTGTPLQNNTKELFNLLQFCDQTKNAEELEEKYGTLSKENIPELHSLIKPFFLRRTKAQVLTFLPPIAQIIVPATMSVLQKKLYKSILAKNPQLIKAIFQRNEDEDQPLKQNDRHNLNNILMQLRKCLCHPFIYSKAIEERTDDPDIAHRNLVDAAGKLQLLELMLPKLQSRGHRVLIFSQFLENLDVVEDFLDGLGLPHRRLDGRMTSLEKQKMIDDYNAPNSPYFAFLLSTRSGGVGINLATADTVIIMDPDFNPHQDMQALSRAHRIGQKNKVLVFQLMVRGSAEEKIMQIGKKKMVLDHVLIDRMTAGEDDGQDLESILRHGARALFDDDDSGDIIYTPESVDKLLDRSQVEQARTPDEKAPGSAFGFARVWANDGQKLDDQLRVTEEDPNTSNKTWEKILQERELAAAEEARKKAEILGRGKRKRTTVDYTTTEADPSPAKPRANHDAESDADFNGDEAAVESDYSMDGADDEALSDLEGRPAKKRKVRPFQRVVPPPEPPTPNSIGMDGHMDQNGETCFVCGRIHPIGSCPLKVAGVEHCGLCGLAHFGHARTCPHLRSDIQVTRMLEALKQSNEDRNLVALAKKYCYGIKGDLAQRKRRVSGKAAGSPTSPTTATAAPTQATVFQGIGIPPPRQPTIDLTGRPTNGYVNRKYPPPGPVSSHTDDVEMYSALSNYLSHRKQ; via the exons atggagagcttcGGTTTTGACTCCAAGCGAGAAACGGACTGTGATCAGCCGATTGGACCCAGGAAGACCGCCGTTGAAGTCCCTATTATCTCCAACCTTGAGGAATATGAATGGCTTCCAGGACATTTCAACGTCCGATATATCATTGAAGAGGTATCGTCAGAAGCAAGCTTTGAGCCTTCGTATCGCATCAAATTAGAAAGTGGTGAAACTCAAGTT GtaacctcctccacccttCAAGCATTTGAAAACGGCGCAGACGCGATTTCGACTTTTCAGAATTCACGTGTCCCATATCGCGCACCTACTAGCGAGTTGGAAGCAGAGTcagaaagcgaagaagaaaatgaGGACGAAGTAGAGGTGGAAAGCTCCGCTTCCGAGTCTCATTTGGATGAGACCAGGCCATCACGGCGCgccaaaaaaacaaaattcACCGAGTTCTTCGGTGCCATTagcagcgacgacgaagaagcgaCTAAATCCGATTCTAGCGAGGATATCCTTGTCGTGTCTAGGTCGAGGCGAACTGGGTTAAGGAAACGCCCACAATACCGAACCGCCCTGGATAGCGACGACTCGGATTCTAGCGTACGCAAGGGCACGAGGGCTTCTACTCGACACCGGAAAACACTCAGACGAAATCTTCGTGAGGTGTATGAAGATGACATTTCAGAATATGAAGCTGTGCTTTCCAAACACCAAAAATACGTAGGCGCAAAAGAGAAGTTCGAGAAGATACCGTCGGGAGATCCATTTCGATCCCGCCATCGAAATAAATGCGAAGTCTGCTCGATCAGGGGAGATCATCCCGACAAAGGGTCTCTTGTTTTTTGCCAGGGCTGTACCGATGCCTACCATCAGGTTTGCTTAGGCCCACGAACTGCGCGAGAGCACCTTGTTACCAAGGTTGCAAGCGATAAATTTATCCTTCAGTGTCGTCGTTGTCTAGGCTCGGCTCACACGAAAGATCCCAAATTTCCCCATCAGGGATATTGTACTGGGTGCAATAAAAGAGGGAAAATGTCGGAGCCTCTCAGACAGCGCCTAACATCCAAGCAAGAACAACAACTGCGCCAGGAGAACGGTGGCGAAGATCCAATTACAACAGTTGGGTCGTACCTCGTCAATAACCCCGAGAATTTGCTTTTCAGATGTTGTGCATGCCACAGGTCATTCCACTTTGATCATCTCCTCCCCGGTTTCGACACATCCTCATGGCGTTGTACTGATTGCGTCTCGTTATCCGGGGAAGTCAGTGCCATGGTCGCATGGCGACCGATGAGTACCGCCTCCAAGAAACCCCCCAAGACCTCTGAATTGGAAAAGGAGTACCTCATAAAATGGAAGGACAAGTCTTACGCTCATTGTACATGGATGCCCGGTAGCTGGGTCTGGGGTTATATCAACCCGGTGATGCGGCGTGCTTTCTTGAAATCAGATAGAAGTCAGCTGCCACGAATGACCACCGAGGAGGCAATTCCAGATGATTATCTGCGAGTTGATATTCTTTTTGACGTCAAGCATGCCGATGATGATCTTCACCTGTATGGAGATGATTACGAAGCCGATCTAGAGCGTGTGGACAATGTCTCTGAGGCTTATGTTAAGTTCAAAGGATTGCCGTACGAGGATGCGGTTTGGGAAGTCCCTCCGGAGCGCAGCGATTCTGAAAGCTGGGAAGACTTCAAATCTGCGTACGCAGATTGGGCCAAGAAACCCTACATTAGCACACCAAATCAAAACTCATTACGGAAACATCTTGCAAGTGTCAGGAAACAAAAATTTAGACAAAAGGATGCCCAACCAAAGGTCATGACTGGTGGTGAAGTCATGGATTACCAACAAGATGGCTTGAATTGGCTTTATTATAAGTGGTTCCAACAACAAAATGCCATCCTTGCTGATGAGATGGGTCTCGGTAAAACTATTCAAGTGATAGCTTTGCTGGCAACCTTGATCCAAGATCATAAGTGCTGGCCCTTTCTCATTGTTGTGCCCAATTCGACTTGCCCAAATTGGCGAAAAGAGTTCAAAACCTGGGTCCCTTCAATACGTGCGGTCACTTATTACGGGTCATCATTAGCGCGCAAGCTAGCACAAGAGCATGAAATGTTCATTAGAGGTGATCCTGACCTCAAATGCCATGTTGTCATAACGTCCTATGAAACAATGGTGGATGATTCTTCTCGGAGAGTATTGTCAAGGATCCCTTGGGCCGGACTTATTGTCGACGAAGGGCAGCGACTTAAAAGCGACAAGAGCCAAATTTACGAAGGACTATCAAAAATGAACTTTCCTTTCAAAGTTCTGATGACCGGTACTCCTTTGCAGAATAACACAAAGGAGCTATTCAACCTTCTTCAATTCTGTGATCAAACTAAAAATGCAGAAGaactggaggagaaatatgGGACTTTATCGAAAGAAAATATCCCGGAACTTCACAGCCTAATCAAGCCGTTCTTTTTGCGCCGGACAAAAGCTCAAGTGTTGACCTTTCTCCCCCCGATTGCTCAGATCATCGTTCCTGCTACTATGTCTGTTCTACAGAAGAAACTTTACAAGTCCATCCTTGCCAAAAATCCACAGCTGATCAAGGCGATATTTCAAAGaaacgaggacgaggaccaGCCGCTCAAACAGAACGACCGGCACAATCTGAACAACATTTTGATGCAGCTACGAAAGTGCCTATGTCACCCTTTCATATACAGTAAAGCAATTGAAGAGCGCACCGATGATCCCGACATTGCTCACCGAAATTTAGTGGATGCGGCCGGGAAACTTCAACTGTTAGAGCTAATGTTACCGAAACTCCAATCACGGGGCCATCGAGTCTTGATATTCAGCCAATTCCTCGAAAATCTGGATGTCGTGGAGGACTTTCTCGATGGACTAGGTCTTCCGCATCGACGTCTTGATGGGAGAATGACTTCGCTAGAAAAACAGAAGATGATTGACGATTATAACGCGCCGAATTCGCCGTACttcgcttttcttctttcaaCCAGATCGGGTGGTGTGGGTATCAACCTTGCTACTGCAGATACCGTTATTATCATGGACCCTGATTTCAATCCACATCAAGACATGCAAGCTTTGTCTCGTGCTCATCGTATAGGGCAGAAGAACAAGGTCTTGGTCTTCCAGCTGATGGTTCGGGGGAGCGCCGAGGAAAAAATCATGCAAAtcggcaagaagaagatggtcCTTGATCACGTTCTAATTGACCGAATGAccgctggagaggatgatggACAAGACCTTGAATCCATTCTCCGCCATGGAGCGAGGGCGTTattcgacgatgatgactCTGGAGACATTATTTACACTCCCGAGTCTGTTGACAAGCTTCTTGATCGCAGCCAGGTAGAACAAGCCAGAACACCAGATGAGAAAGCCCCCGGTTCCGCGTTTGGCTTTGCTCGCGTTTGGGCGAACGATGGTCAAAAGCTTGATGACCAACTTCGGGTTACGGAAGAAGATCCAAACACAAGCAATAAAACTTGGGAGAAGATTCTACAGGAACGCGAGCTGGCCGCAGCCGAGGAagcgagaaagaaagcagaaaTTCTTGGCCGTGGTAAACGTAAAAGGACGACCGTTGACTACACTACAACCGAAGCCGATCCTTCACCGGCGAAGCCACGTGCAAACCATGATGCTGAAAGTGATGCTGATTTCAATGGAGATGAAGCTGCGGTGGAATCGGATTACAGCATGGATGGAGCGGATGATGAAGCGCTTAGCGATCTTGAGGGTAGACCTGCCAAAAAGCGCAAAG TCCGCCCGTTCCAGCGTGTTGTGCCTCCACCCGAACCGCCAACACCCAACAGCATAGGGATGGACGGCCATATGGATCAGAATGGGGAAACTTGTTTTGTTTGCGGTCGCATCCATCCTATTGGATCTTGCCCGTTGAAAGTGGCAGGGGTTGAACACTGCGGTCTCTGCGGGCTCGCACATTTCGGCCATGCTCGCACCTGTCCACACTTGAGATCTGACATACAGGTTACAAGGATGCTAGAAGCGTTGAAACAGAGCAACGAAGACCGGAACCTTGTAGCGCTGGCCAAAAAGTATTGCTATGGCATCAAAGGCGATCTCGCGCAGCGCAAAAGAAGAGTGTCCGGTAAGGCTGCAGGTAGTCCCACGAGCCCTACCACAGCTACCGCCGCTCCTACACAAGCCACCGTTTTTCAGGGAATTGGCATCCCTCCCCCTAGGCAGCCGACCATAGATCTCACTGGGCGTCCTACGAATGGGTATGTAAACAGGAAGTACCCCCCGCCCGGCCCAGTGAGCTCTCACAcggatgatgttgagatgTACAGTGCTTTGAGCAACTATTTATCACATAGGAAGCAGTGA
- a CDS encoding uncharacterized protein (COG:S;~EggNog:ENOG410PTIC;~InterPro:IPR000571;~go_function: GO:0046872 - metal ion binding [Evidence IEA]), translating into MSSLLRPQFFCTRPNGTLTPVIAVDELPAHLSIRGAPRVLSPNETQGMTSLGTVTQRGQLYTVEGAVAIASRPSSAGGTNHRSRNHDLQSSLMRILADENIPYNQRMALSVLLQHGFSQNWQVTNPPAPGWLVPNNGGTSPGSGSGHQSHFRNVKKEYCSYWIRHGECDYQQQGCLYKHEMPHDRSMLEKLGLRDIPRWYREKHNIPSILPNGHGHPRPHTSNGHSWKDDSALKSIQYSTQLGMNATGEPSNVEKVTKQKPAAYLPTQQRQQETSLPGASQMAFRPMSSPTAQFPQAQTPTTSPGQLNTGNKKIDLLSLVHGDYMPNNNLLYRPSETGFDTYGNSLHDDLVRSLQSLTDTPNLTGADYFTGPFDSTVGCGRLKNTQRSRRLYQGTQGAIPDSVQGPTSTDSLHGFHNQATASSSGASPTSKTTGSQLASPMADGACGSTTSEPPTRGQSPTSLSSGPSPGVFRGCGKEKGHRKAFGATGTKRHYRKRSVSEDDDMFFHGRK; encoded by the exons ATGTCCTCTTTGCTGCGTCCTCAGTTCTTCTGTACCCGCCCCAATGGCACTCTCACCCCTGTTATTGCAGTTGATGAGCTCCCCGCCCATCTTTCCATTCGTGGCGCACCTCGTGTGTTATCTCCAAACGAGACACAAGGTATGACAAGCTTGGGAACTGTGACCCAGCGCGGCCAGTTATACACTGTTGAAGGCGCTGTCGCTATTGCGAGTCGTCCCTCGTCTGCTGGCGGCACGAACCACCGCTCCCGAAACCATGACCTGCAGTCTTCGCTCATGAGGATCCTCGCCGACGAAAATATACCCTATAACCAGCGCATGGCACTTAGCGTACTGCTTCAACACGGATTTTCTCAGAACTGGCAGGTAACCAATCCTCCCGCccctggctggctggttccCAACAACGGTGGTACTAGTCCTGGAAGTGGAAGCGGCCACCAG TCCCATTTCCGTAACGTGAAGAAGGAGTATTGCTCCTACTGGATACGCCATGGTGAATGTGACTATCAGCAACAAG GATGCCTTTACAAACACGAGATGCCCCATGATCGCTCTATGCTGGAGAAGCTTGGTCTACGAGACATTCCTCGCTGGTATCGTGAGAAACACAACATACCGAGTATCTTGCCAAACGGACATGGCCATCCCCGCCCTCATACCTCGAATGGTCACTCTTGGAAGGATGATTCCGCTCTGAAATCAATCCAATATTCTACCCAGCTGGGAATGAACGCAACTGGCGAGCCTTCCAACGTTGAGAAAGTTACCAAACAGAAGCCCGCAGCCTATCTCCCCACACAGCAGCGTCAGCAGGAAACTTCCCTGCCTGGAGCTTCCCAGATGGCGTTCCGTCCTATGAGCTCACCTACTGCTCAGTTTCCTCAAGCGCAGACACCTACAACATCCCCTGGGCAACTAAACACTGGAAACAAGAAGATCGATCTTCTTTCCTTGGTCCATGGAGATTACATGCCAAACAATAACTTGCTCTACCGTCCGTCCGAGACCGGCTTTGATACATATGGAAACTCTCTTCATGACGACCTAGTtcgcagtctccagtctcttACCGATACCCCCAATCTCACGGGTGCAGACTATTTTACAGGTCCATTTGACTCCACTGTAGGTTGTGGCCGCCTCAAGAATACACAGAGGTCACGCCGGTTGTACCAGGGAACGCAGGGCGCCATACCTGACAGTGTCCAGGGACCGACTAGCACTGACTCCTTGCATGGCTTCCATAACCAGGCCACAGCATCGTCTAGTGGCGCCTCCCCGACGTCTAAGACCACTGGTTCCCAGCTTGCCAGCCCAATGGCAGACGGTGCTTGCGGAAGTACTACATCGGAGCCCCCCACTCGTGGTCAATCTCCTACTTCTCTGTCTTCCGGCCCTAGCCCTGGTGTTTTCCGAGGttgtggaaaagaaaaaggacaCAGAAAGGCCTTCGGTGCAACCGGAACTAAGAGGCACTACAGAAAACGATCCGTATCCGAAGATGACGACATGTTCTTCCACGGAAGGAAGTAA
- the RSM24 gene encoding mitochondrial 37S ribosomal protein mS35 (BUSCO:EOG09264KIV;~COG:J;~EggNog:ENOG410PH1C;~InterPro:IPR039848,IPR019349;~PFAM:PF10213;~go_function: GO:0003735 - structural constituent of ribosome [Evidence IEA];~go_process: GO:0032543 - mitochondrial translation [Evidence IEA]): MALFARSLGRSARLMARRAPIAIPYRPFSASAPTFLPEDPPDPVPQRDPRPEDLPPAPEYSPDLLAPEERSMYDLMSPEERQQFDAEQSKLVAQYNDPARRKAMFADIEQVVNDVNKREPFRFTDPPGKVRGFWTRNEDDEFGIVEDQDDFYDDEITSAAHAEVELHREVREYARIAAWDMPLLSKLAKPFTLPPETHILRFRYTTYMGESHPAENKVVVELSTADLVPKHLTEQQRLTFQKLVGPRFNPDTDIVRMSCEKFSTRAQNKRYLGDIVNTLLKEAKEGDSFADIPIDIRHHKPKKRHHFPESWVMTQERKKQLEANRAEQKRLEQERQAVVDGNSVIAEAVQALPSLNPALKAHATAEREKVAVKVGGKGQKKKLR, translated from the exons ATGGCCTTATTCGCAAGGTCGCTGGGCCGTTCCGCCCGGCTAATGGCCCGGAGAGCCCCAATCGCCATCCCATACCGTCCTTTTTCCGCCTCAGCTCCGACATTCTTGCCCGAAGACCCCCCCGACCCCGTTCCTCAGCGAGATCCTCGCCCCGAAGACCTGCCGCCTGCGCCAGAGTACTCGCCGGATCTGCTGGCTCCGGAGGAGCGGTCGATGTATGATTTGATGTCTCCGGAAGAACGCCAACAATTCGATGCCGAACAGAGCAAACTTGTGGCACAATATAACGACCCTGCAAGGCGAAAGGCCATGTTTGCGGATATTGAACAGGTAGTGAACGATGTAAATAAGCGGGAGCCTTTTCGATTTACGGACCCCCCAGGAAAAGTCCGTGGTTTCTGGACAAggaatgaagatgatgaattcGGTATTGTTGAAGATCAGGACGATTTCTACGACGACGAAATCACCTCCGCGGCTCACGCCGAGGTTGAGCTGCATCGGGAAGTCAGAGAATATGCTCGGATTGCTGCGTGGGACATGCCACTTCTAAGTA AACTAGCCAAGCCCTTCACTCTTCCACCAGAAACCCACATCCTCCGCTTCCGTTACACCACATATATGGGCGAATCCCACCCTGCAGAAAACAAAGTCGTTGTCGAACTATCCACGGCCGACCTTGTCCCCAAGCACCTCACCGAACAGCAGCGCCTAACCTTCCAGAAGCTCGTCGGTCCGCGCTTCAACCCAGACACGGATATTGTCCGCATGTCCTGCGAGAAGTTCAGCACCCGCGCCCAGAATAAGCGCTACCTAGGAGACATCGTCAACACCCTACTCAAGGAAGCGAAAGAAGGCGACTCATTCGCAGACATCCCCATCGACATCCGCCACCACAAGCCAAAGAAGAGACACCATTTCCCGGAGTCATGGGTCATGACACAGGAACGCAAGAAGCAACTTGAGGCCAACCGTGCCGAGCAAAAGCGTCTTGAGCAAGAAAGGCAGGCTGTCGTGGATGGAAACTCGGTCATCGCAGAGGCTGTTCAAGCTCTCCCATCTCTAAACCCCGCCCTGAAGGCTCATGCGACTGCAGAGCGTGAGAAGGTTGCTGTGAAAGTCGGAGGTAAAggtcagaagaagaagttaCGCTAG
- the alg13 gene encoding N-acetylglucosaminyldiphosphodolichol N-acetylglucosaminyltransferase catalytic subunit ALG13 (BUSCO:EOG092658CI;~COG:G;~EggNog:ENOG410PRX7;~InterPro:IPR007235;~PFAM:PF04101;~go_function: GO:0016758 - transferase activity, transferring hexosyl groups [Evidence IEA]) encodes MAQQARKLCFVTVGATASFHFLLESILDPGFLSALSQRDYTDLLIQFGKDGQRLFDEFVAKYPPGDLNRHGVTVHGFDFNQAGLDNEMRLAQAKPSENRSSGLVISHAGSGSILAALRFGVPLVVVPNPTLQDNHQEELAGVLQDEGYAIWGHYRQLPATLDRAEILRTKMLSWPPVHGKQERQPQDLAGVVSEEMGYLD; translated from the exons ATGGCCCAGCAAGCTAGAAAGCTGTGCTTCGTGACAGTTGGAGCAACGGCTtcctttcattttcttttggAGTCGATACTGGACCCTGGCTTTCTGAGCGCCTTGAGTCAACGCGATTATACCGATCTTCTTATCCAGTTTGGCAAGGACGGACAGCGGCTCTTTGACGAGTTCGTCGCAAAGTACCCTCCGGGCGACCTCAATCGCCATGGCGTAACGGTGCACGGCTTCGATTTCAACCAAGCAGGTCTGGACAATGAAATGCGTCTAGCTCAAGCTAAACCCTCAGAGAATCGAAGCAGCGGACTAGTCATTAGCCACGCAG GTTCTGGCAGCATTTTAGCAGCACTGAGATTCGGTGTTCCACTTGTCGTGGTGCCTAACCCTACACTTCAGGACAATCACCAGGAAGAACTCGCCGGAGTACTCCAGGATGAGGGATATGCGATATGGGGCCACTATAG ACAGCTGCCTGCGACCCTCGACCGCGCCGAGATTTTGCGAACTAAGATGCTCAGCTGGCCGCCCGTTCATGGCAAACAGGAGAGACAGCCGCAGGATTTGGCAGGTGTAGTCTCCGAGGAAATGGGTTACTTGGATTGA